One Primulina huaijiensis isolate GDHJ02 chromosome 5, ASM1229523v2, whole genome shotgun sequence DNA segment encodes these proteins:
- the LOC140976855 gene encoding sugar carrier protein C-like — protein sequence MAGGFGPGPGNGKEYPGNLTLYVIVTCVTAAMGGLIFGYDIGISGGVTAMDSFLEKFFPDVYRKQQVSDSTNQYCKFDSEKLTMFTSSLYLAALCSSLVASFVTRKLGRKLSMLLGGVLFCVGALINGFAQAVWMLIVGRLFLGFGIGFANQSVPLYLSEMAPYKFRGALNIGFQLSITIGILAAQVLNYGFAKLNGGLGWRLSLGGAVVPALIITIGSLVLPETPNSMIECGKKDEARAKLQRIRGYVNIDEEFNDLVAASEASRAVEHPWRNLLQRKYRPHLTMAIAIPFFQQLTGINVIMFYAPVLFKTIGFGSDASLMSAVITGGVNVLATVVSIYGVDKWGRRFLFIEGGIQMLICQIVVAICIGVKFGVHGEPGDLPKWYAIVVVLFICIYVTGFAWSWGPLGWLVPSEIFPLEIRSAAQSINVSVNMLFTFAVAQVFLTMLCHLKFGLFLFFGFFVLVMTIFIYFFLPETKNIPIEEMVIVWKEHWFWSRFMSGADYPANGSVEMEKNGNAYHYKV from the exons ATGGCAGGTGGTTTTGGCCCCGGTCCCGGTAACGGGAAGGAATATCCCGGCAACCTTACCTTGTACGTCATCGTGACCTGCGTTACTGCAGCCATGGGTGGCCTTATTTTCGGTTATGATATCGGGATTTCAG GTGGAGTCACCGCCATGGACTCATTCTTGGAGAAGTTTTTCCCGGATGTGTACCGGAAGCAGCAAGTCAGTGACTCGACGAACCAGTACTGCAAATTCGACAGCGAGAAACTGACTATGTTCACATCTTCCTTGTACTTGGCTGCACTTTGCTCGTCGCTCGTGGCTTCGTTTGTGACGAGGAAGTTGGGGAGGAAACTGTCGATGCTGCTCGGCGGCGTGCTGTTCTGCGTCGGGGCTTTGATCAATGGCTTTGCTCAAGCTGTTTGGATGCTCATTGTGGGGCGTCTTTTTCTTGGTTTCGGTATTGGTTTTGCAAATCAG TCTGTGCCACTCTATTTATCAGAAATGGCTCCATACAAATTCAGAGGTGCACTCAACATAGGATTTCAGTTATCCATTACCATTGGTATCCTAGCAGCCCAAGTTTTAAACTACGGGTTCGCGAAACTTAATGGTGGATTGGGATGGAGGCTCAGTTTGGGTGGTGCTGTTGTCCCGGCTTTGATCATCACCATCGGATCATTAGTCCTCCCCGAAACGCCAAACTCCATGATCGAATGTGGCAAAAAAGACGAGGCTCGGGCTAAACTGCAGCGGATCCGTGGCTATGTCAATATAGACGAAGAATTCAATGATCTGGTTGCAGCCAGCGAAGCATCTCGAGCAGTCGAGCACCCCTGGAGGAATCTCCTCCAGAGGAAGTATAGGCCTCATTTGACAATGGCCATTGCTATTCCTTTCTTTCAGCAACTCACGGGGATCAATGTGATCATGTTTTATGCTCCCGTTTTGTTCAAGACTATTGGGTTTGGAAGCGATGCTTCGTTGATGTCGGCTGTGATTACGGGTGGGGTTAATGTTCTTGCAACTGTGGTTTCCATTTATGGTGTGGATAAGTGGGGGAGAAGATTTCTTTTCATTGAAGGGGGCATTCAAATGCTTATATGTCAG ATTGTGGTTGCAATTTGCATAGGTGTTAAGTTTGGAGTCCATGGAGAGCCTGGCGACTTGCCGAAATGGTACGCCATCGTGGTGGTGCtgtttatatgtatatatgttacTGGATTCGCTTGGTCGTGGGGACCTCTTGGATGGCTAGTGCCGAGTGAGATCTTTCCATTGGAAATCCGATCTGCTGCACAGAGTATCAACGTCTCTGTGAACATGCTCTTTACATTCGCAGTGGCTCAAGTTTTCTTGACGATGCTGTGTCACTTGAAATtcgggctgttcttgtttttcGGGTTTTTCGTGCTGGTGATGACTATTTTCATATACTTTTTCTTGCCGGAGACCAAGAATATTCCGATCGAAGAAATGGTGATTGTGTGGAAAGAGCATTGGTTCTGGTCCAGGTTCATGAGTGGGGCGGATTATCCTGCTAATGGATCAGTTGAAATGGAGAAGAATGGGAATGCATACCATTACAAAGTATAA
- the LOC140976856 gene encoding uncharacterized protein: MKPSNNLRNQNFQLPHESSAPHRRETRPISPENGISSEPVKIFPMSEENGLSETETSTESPRLLQAIGSISSLIALSHSTKVFASKWMSIRNRMEELLSILVTIENCESNDNFSLCITVESILATSSECDGLLKRCLELSYCGKLYMQSDLDIVSGKLDNHVKTLSDIHALGLVTQSYAIIVPKPGPSASKEDIRFYVQNLSSMLKIGSTVMKKQALVEFNEAIQEDERYVKISVELESFVNFLVHFLDSQESEIREAAAKAMCLIVGFQSYKNVLIDAGVIAPLIRVLETGNEPCQEFAARCLVKVTENSDNAWSVSAHGGVTALLKICGKNGENGGELTNLACGVLKNLIGIEEIKRFMVEEGAISLFLKLVRSKDEILQIASLDFLQNMAYSDASIREMIVQEDGIRLLVRILDHKSSFSTKTREMALKGIMNLCFGSDTSLYVLMNSGFTDHVLYFLRFGEISVRELALKASFWLCGTSEDAKKVMGDAGFMPVLVSFLESKSFQIREIAAETLSNMVVVPKNRKRFVQNDQNVGILMQLLGLEDVNSGSKQPLLSILMSLTGSNIARKKISSSGYLKNIEKLAEAEVSDAKKLVRMLSSTKFRSILGGFWHS; this comes from the coding sequence ATGAAACCTTCTAACAACCTCCGAAACCAAAATTTCCAGCTCCCGCACGAATCTTCAGCTCCGCATCGCCGGGAAACCAGACCCATCTCACCGGAAAATGGGATCTCTTCGGAACCCGTAAAAATATTCCCAATGAGTGAAGAAAATGGTCTGTCTGAAACTGAAACATCTACTGAAAGCCCGAGACTATTGCAAGCAATCGGGTCGATCTCTTCCTTAATTGCGCTCTCACATTCAACCAAAGTCTTTGCTTCAAAATGGATGTCCATAAGAAACAGGATGGAAGAGCTTTTATCCATCCTCGTTACCATCGAGAATTGTGAATCAAATGATAACTTTTCACTATGTATCACCGTGGAGTCGATTTTAGCCACCAGTAGTGAATGCGATGGTCTTTTAAAGCGTTGTCTGGAACTTTCGTACTGTGGGAAGCTTTACATGCAAAGCGATCTTGATATTGTATCTGGGAAGTTGGATAACCATGTGAAGACTCTTTCTGATATACATGCTCTGGGATTGGTGACGCAGAGCTATGCTATTATAGTACCGAAGCCTGGGCCTTCGGCTTCGAAAGAGGACATAAGGTTTTATGTCCAGAATTTATCATCTATGCTAAAGATCGGAAGCACTGTTATGAAGAAACAGGCCCTTGTTGAATTCAACGAAGCCATTCAAGAAGATGAGAGATATGTAAAGATTTCGGTGGAACTTGAGAGTTTTGTCAATTTTTTGGTGCATTTTCTTGATTCACAAGAGAGTGAAATTCGAGAGGCGGCAGCGAAGGCGATGTGCTTGATTGTGGGGTTTCAGTCCTACAAAAATGTGTTGATTGATGCAGGGGTAATTGCCCCATTGATTAGAGTTCTGGAGACCGGAAATGAACCGTGTCAAGAATTTGCAGCAAGGTGTTTGGTAAAGGTCACGGAGAATTCTGATAATGCGTGGTCTGTTTCTGCTCATGGTGGGGTGACAGCCCTGTTGAAAATCTGTGGCAAGAATGGTGAAAATGGGGGAGAATTGACAAATTTGGCTTGTGGGGTGTTGAAAAATCTTATTGGGATTGAAGAGATCAAGAGGTTTATGGTTGAGGAAGGGGCAATTTCTTTGTTCCTTAAGCTTGTAAGGTCGAAAGATGAAATTTTGCAGATAGCTTCACTTGATTTCTTGCAAAATATGGCTTACTCAGATGCATCAATCCGAGAAATGATCGTTCAAGAAGACGGAATCCGCTTATTAGTGCgtattttggatcacaaatcctCATTTTCGACCAAGACACGAGAGATGGCACTCAAAGGAATCATGAATTTATGCTTTGGATCAGATACTTCTTTATATGTGTTGATGAATTCTGGTTTTACAGATCACGTGCTTTACTTTCTCCGATTTGGGGAGATTTCCGTCCGAGAATTGGCCCTAAAGGCATCGTTTTGGTTATGTGGGACGTCTGAGGATGCTAAGAAAGTGATGGGGGATGCAGGATTTATGCCGGTCCTTGTTAGCTTCCTCGAATCAAAATCATTCCAAATTCGCGAAATTGCAGCAGAAACACTATCTAACATGGTGGTTGTACCCAAAAACAGAAAAAGATTTGTGCAGAATGATCAAAATGTTGGCATATTGATGCAGCTACTCGGCCTAGAGGACGTTAATTCTGGCAGCAAACAGCCATTGCTTTCAATATTGATGTCGTTAACCGGTAGCAACATTGCAAGAAAAAAGATTTCAAGTTCAGGTTACTTAAAGAACATCGAAAAGCTTGCAGAAGCTGAGGTCTCAGATGCCAAAAAGCTAGTAAGAATGTTGAGTTCCACTAAATTCCGCAGCATCTTGGGCGGATTCTGGCATTCTTGA
- the LOC140976857 gene encoding protein TRANSPORT INHIBITOR RESPONSE 1-like: protein MDPDSKKSKFSPSPNSGNWKASVPLHSSLFPDEVLEKVVSFIDSHKDRSSVSLVCKDWYNAERWTRSKLFIGNGYSVSPEIVARRFPRIKRVTLKGKPRFSDFNLLPRDWGADVHSWLVRFAKVYPFLEELRLKRMVINDESLEILAKSFPGFKALSLYSCDGFTNKGLKAIATHCRNLTELDIQDMATDDFSGDWLSCFPEHSYSLEILNFACLNSEIDFDKLERLVSRCSSLRVLKVNESISLDQLQRLLVLAPQLEELGTGSFFPELTPRQYREVESAFSNVRNLQTLSGLWDATSSYLPVLYGACASLSFLNLSDAALQSGPFVKLLAHCPNLRRLWVADTVEDKGLEAVGLSCPLLEELRVFPSDPYDQHQRHGVTELGFVAVSRGCRKLHYVLYFCRRMTNAAVQTIVNNCPDFTHFRLCIMNPGEPDYLTNEPMDEAFGSVVKTCTKLQRLSVSGLLTDLTFEHIGKYAKNLETLSVAFAGSSDHGMQCVLEGCSKLRKLEIRDCPFGNAALLSGLEKYEMMRSLWMSACNITMKGCKLLAREMPRLNVEVIKDEESDDFQAVKVYVYRSVAGPRRDAPPFVLTL, encoded by the exons ATGGATCCGGACTCCAAAAAGTCCAAATTCTCACCATCACCAAACTCAGGCAACTGGAAAGCGTCAGTTCCGTTGCACTCATCACTATTCCCAGATGAAGTCTTGGAAAAAGTCGTGTCATTCATTGATTCACACAAGGACAGGAGCTCGGTCTCCCTGGTGTGCAAGGACTGGTATAATGCTGAACGTTGGACGAGATCAAAGCTCTTCATAGGCAACGGCTATTCAGTGTCTCCTGAAATTGTGGCTAGGAGGTTTCCAAGAATTAAGAGAGTTACCCTCAAAGGGAAGCCACGATTTTCGGATTTCAACCTTTTGCCTAGAGATTGGGGCGCTGATGTGCATTCTTGGTTGGTCAGGTTTGCCAAAGTTTACCCCTTTTTGGAGGAATTGAGACTCAAGAGGATGGTTATAAATGATGAGAGCTTGGAGATCTTGGCGAAATCTTTTCCAGGCTTCAAAGCTTTGTCTCTGTACAGTTGTGATGGGTTCACAAACAAGGGGCTCAAAGCTATAGCCACCCATTGTAG GAATTTGACAGAACTCGACATACAAGACATGGCAACTGATGACTTCAGTGGAGATTGGCTTAGTTGTTTCCCCGAACACTCCTACTCacttgaaatattaaattttgcatGTCTCAACAGCGAGATTGATTTTGATAAGCTCGAGAGACTAGTCAGTAGGTGCAGTTCATTAAGGGTTCTAAAGGTCAATGAGAGTATTAGTTTGGACCAACTGCAACGTCTGCTTGTGCTTGCTCCTCAGTTAGAAGAGCTCGGCACCGGTTCCTTTTTCCCTGAACTTACCCCTCGCCAGTACCGAGAAGTTGAAAGTGCATTTAGTAATGTCCGAAATCTTCAAACTCTATCAGGATTATGGGACGCCACGTCATCTTATCTCCCGGTTCTTTATGGAGCTTGTGCAAGTCTGAGTTTCTTGAACTTGAGTGATGCTGCCCTTCAGAGTGGCCCATTTGTAAAGCTTCTTGCTCACTGTCCCAACTTACGACGTCTTTGG GTTGCCGATACAGTAGAGGACAAGGGGTTAGAGGCAGTTGGTTTAAGCTGTCCCTTGCTCGAAGAACTCCGAGTTTTCCCTTCAGATCCTTACGACCAACATCAACGTCACGGAGTGACAGAGTTAGGTTTTGTAGCCGTATCTCGTGGATGTCGCAAACTCCATTATGTCCTCTACTTCTGTCGGAGGATGACTAATGCTGCTGTTCAGACCATAGTAAACAACTGCCCTGATTTTACCCACTTCCGTCTTTGCATAATGAATCCTGGAGAGCCAGATTATCTGACAAACGAGCCTATGGATGAGGCCTTTGGTTCTGTGGTTAAAACTTGCACTAAACTCCAGCGGCTTTCCGTCTCGGGGCTTCTAACAGATCTAACCTTTGAGCATATCGGTAAATATGCCAAGAATCTGGAGACCCTTTCGGTGGCTTTTGCCGGAAGCAGTGATCATGGGATGCAGTGTGTTCTTGAAGGTTGCTCGAAGCTTAGAAAACTTGAGATAAGAGATTGCCCGTTTGGAAATGCCGCTCTGCTTTCTGGACTCGAGAAATATGAAATGATGAGGTCGTTGTGGATGTCAGCTTGTAACATCACCATGAAAGGGTGCAAGCTACTGGCAAGGGAGATGCCAAGGTTAAATGTTGAAGTGATAAAAGACGAGGAAAGTGACGACTTCCAAGCTGTCAAAGTTTACGTCTACCGTTCGGTAGCAGGTCCGAGAAGGGACGCCCCTCCCTTTGTTCTTACTCTTTGA